In a single window of the Actinomycetes bacterium genome:
- a CDS encoding potassium channel family protein, translated as MASGNDVEDFGGRLVLPRRPVRPLRQILTRISIAVACVLTTTIVVYLDRDGYQNADLGTMTFLDALYYATVSLSTTGYGDISPVTPSARFINVFVITPLRFVFLITLVGTAIEALTKRTQYDWRVRKWRDKMSDHTVIIGFGVKGRSAVRSLLDSGVSPSRIVVVAEDDESVREAAEQGLTAVQGDGRREAVLAQAGISRAGRVVIAADDDATSVLITMLSKRLAPRATVVSAARETSSAQFLRDSGADGVIVTAEAVGRLLSLSLVSPTAGRLMEDLLDSSKGLEMVEREVSSAEVGTSPEELDARGELVLGVIREGELNRFDGKVIKVLNRGDRVVVIRQSSSSADLLNLDASNGDA; from the coding sequence GTGGCCAGCGGAAACGACGTCGAGGACTTCGGTGGGCGACTAGTTTTGCCCCGTCGTCCAGTACGGCCGCTCCGGCAAATTCTGACCCGAATCTCGATAGCGGTAGCCTGCGTGCTGACCACCACGATAGTGGTTTATCTGGATCGCGACGGTTACCAGAATGCTGATCTCGGCACCATGACTTTCTTGGATGCGCTCTACTACGCAACCGTTTCACTGTCCACAACGGGCTACGGTGATATTTCACCGGTGACACCATCGGCACGATTCATCAACGTGTTTGTCATCACGCCGCTGCGATTCGTATTCCTGATCACCCTGGTCGGGACTGCCATCGAGGCACTGACCAAGCGAACCCAGTACGACTGGCGAGTTCGGAAGTGGAGAGACAAAATGTCCGATCACACCGTGATCATTGGTTTCGGGGTAAAGGGTCGTAGCGCGGTGCGCTCACTGCTGGACAGTGGTGTGTCTCCCTCGCGCATCGTGGTGGTGGCAGAAGACGACGAAAGTGTCCGCGAAGCGGCCGAGCAGGGCCTCACCGCCGTTCAAGGGGACGGTCGCAGAGAGGCGGTTCTCGCCCAAGCTGGTATCAGCCGGGCCGGTCGGGTCGTTATCGCGGCTGATGATGATGCGACAAGTGTGCTCATCACCATGTTGAGTAAGCGTCTTGCTCCACGCGCCACTGTGGTGTCTGCCGCTCGCGAGACCTCTAGCGCTCAGTTCCTGCGAGATTCCGGGGCTGACGGTGTCATCGTTACCGCGGAGGCCGTCGGCCGCCTGCTGTCCTTATCACTGGTTTCTCCCACTGCCGGGCGCCTGATGGAGGATCTGCTGGACTCCTCCAAAGGCCTAGAAATGGTGGAAAGAGAAGTAAGCAGTGCCGAAGTCGGCACCAGTCCAGAAGAGTTGGATGCCCGGGGCGAGTTGGTCCTCGGCGTGATTCGGGAAGGCGAACTCAATCGCTTCGACGGCAAGGTGATCAAGGTGTTGAACCGTGGCGACCGTGTTGTGGTCATCCGCCAATCAAGCAGCAGTGCCGATTTACTGAACCTCGATGCAAGCAATGGAGACGCTTGA
- a CDS encoding sugar transferase, producing the protein MAIAEITPQLLDVKVPVGSSGVVIPAPRTSGEVTAPNRSHFGDRLLAGLLLFALLPVFLVIALLIKVGSRGPVFFSQDRVGLHGQLFPFFKFRTMVPGADALRDEALGTPDEDMTDQYRSDPRITRVGNFLRRWSLDELPQLLNVLRGEMAIVGPRPMLPREVALLERPHHRRHDATPGLTGLWQVSGRKETTWTERMELDLRYVDEQSTRFDLDIIRRTVSVVLRGEGAY; encoded by the coding sequence ATGGCTATCGCCGAAATCACGCCTCAGTTACTCGACGTCAAGGTGCCCGTAGGAAGCAGTGGCGTAGTAATCCCGGCACCACGTACCAGCGGCGAAGTTACGGCACCCAATCGGAGTCACTTCGGTGATCGACTGCTTGCCGGCTTGTTGCTATTCGCGCTGCTACCCGTGTTTCTCGTAATCGCGCTACTCATCAAGGTCGGTAGCCGAGGCCCGGTGTTCTTCAGCCAAGACCGAGTGGGACTGCACGGACAACTTTTTCCCTTCTTCAAGTTTCGGACCATGGTTCCCGGCGCGGATGCCTTGCGAGATGAAGCGCTGGGTACCCCAGATGAGGACATGACCGATCAGTACCGCAGCGATCCCCGCATTACGCGGGTCGGTAACTTCCTCCGGCGCTGGTCGCTGGACGAGTTGCCGCAGCTGCTCAACGTGTTGCGCGGCGAAATGGCGATCGTTGGCCCACGCCCGATGTTGCCGCGTGAGGTAGCGCTGTTGGAGCGCCCGCACCATCGTCGCCACGATGCGACTCCGGGCCTGACCGGTCTGTGGCAGGTCAGCGGCCGCAAGGAGACCACGTGGACCGAGCGGATGGAACTTGATTTGCGCTACGTGGATGAGCAGTCGACGCGATTCGATCTCGACATCATCCGGCGCACCGTGTCGGTCGTCCTTCGCGGTGAGGGCGCCTACTAG
- a CDS encoding glycoside hydrolase family 3 protein, protein MNYVVQGVLVALVAAGLGLTGCAATPAAEPPSSNPPTPAPSPTTPVCSQEQEIAKLPLKQRVSQLLMGGVTTHYGQVALSDAIDGVARGHVGSVNFLGTDSGLYADGQLALVNAASGEIPPFLAADQEGGRVQRLKDTIGYVPSAREMANTMTPAEVKKEARRIGQQMSALSLNMNLAPVVDVSSQASYEVIGDRSYGNTPEQVTRYAGAFAEGMRQAGIVPVLKHFPGLGTGTGNTDEESAQTAPLDQLRKSEFLPYETLLKESPVAVMTTNAVVPGLSQGEPASLASPTYKLLRSEFDFDGVIMTDSLSALAILNNRSLATAVEQAIAAGADMAIWDEMRQAKELQRTLTQAVRQGRIPEAQVNESVRRVLALKTVDLCADR, encoded by the coding sequence GTGAACTACGTCGTGCAAGGCGTCCTCGTTGCCCTCGTGGCCGCTGGATTGGGTCTAACCGGTTGCGCAGCCACCCCGGCCGCCGAACCGCCTAGCAGCAACCCACCGACACCTGCCCCCTCGCCCACGACACCCGTCTGTTCGCAAGAGCAGGAAATTGCGAAGCTGCCGCTCAAGCAGCGGGTGTCGCAACTACTGATGGGTGGTGTCACGACCCACTACGGTCAGGTGGCGCTCAGCGATGCCATCGACGGAGTCGCCCGCGGCCACGTCGGAAGCGTGAACTTCCTCGGTACCGACAGCGGCCTCTACGCCGACGGTCAACTGGCCTTAGTCAATGCGGCCAGCGGCGAGATTCCGCCGTTTCTCGCCGCAGACCAAGAAGGTGGTCGGGTGCAGCGACTCAAAGACACCATCGGCTACGTCCCCTCGGCTCGGGAAATGGCCAACACGATGACTCCGGCGGAGGTTAAGAAGGAAGCGCGTCGAATCGGACAACAGATGAGCGCGTTGTCGCTCAACATGAATCTCGCACCGGTGGTGGATGTCTCGAGCCAGGCCAGCTACGAAGTTATTGGTGATCGGTCGTATGGCAATACTCCGGAGCAGGTCACTCGCTACGCGGGCGCCTTTGCGGAAGGCATGCGGCAAGCCGGAATAGTTCCCGTCCTGAAGCACTTTCCTGGACTAGGTACCGGGACTGGCAATACTGACGAAGAATCTGCCCAAACCGCGCCACTGGACCAACTTCGAAAGTCGGAATTCCTGCCTTATGAGACATTGCTCAAGGAGTCTCCGGTGGCCGTCATGACAACCAACGCAGTCGTGCCCGGTTTGTCACAGGGAGAACCAGCGTCGCTCGCCAGCCCCACCTACAAACTTCTCCGAAGCGAGTTTGACTTCGACGGCGTGATCATGACCGATTCACTATCGGCCTTGGCCATCCTTAACAATCGCAGCCTGGCAACGGCGGTGGAACAAGCAATTGCTGCCGGAGCAGACATGGCCATCTGGGACGAAATGCGGCAAGCCAAGGAACTTCAACGAACCTTGACCCAAGCAGTTCGTCAAGGTCGCATCCCCGAAGCACAGGTCAACGAATCGGTGCGACGCGTTTTAGCGCTCAAGACCGTTGACTTGTGCGCCGACCGCTAG
- a CDS encoding bacterial proteasome activator family protein — MTPESQPADPNVIVVGPDGDPIQQPQDDTVAAEVGVTDLVEQPAKVMRIGSMIKQLLEEVRDSPLDEAARERLREVHARSVAELEDGLAPELVDELERLSLPFGPDSTPSDAELRIAQAQLVGWLEGLFHGIQTTLFAQQMAAQAQLQEMRRRAIGPGGQSQSEDGQPRRPPSGPYL; from the coding sequence ATGACACCCGAATCTCAGCCCGCAGATCCAAACGTGATCGTCGTCGGCCCCGACGGCGATCCCATCCAACAACCGCAGGATGACACTGTGGCGGCTGAGGTTGGTGTGACCGATCTGGTTGAACAGCCAGCAAAGGTGATGCGCATCGGTTCAATGATCAAGCAGCTTCTCGAAGAGGTCCGCGATTCACCGCTGGATGAGGCCGCCCGCGAACGATTGCGCGAGGTACATGCCCGCTCGGTAGCGGAACTGGAAGATGGGCTCGCCCCAGAACTCGTCGACGAGCTAGAACGACTATCGTTGCCGTTCGGGCCCGACAGCACTCCATCGGATGCCGAACTTCGAATTGCTCAGGCGCAACTGGTCGGCTGGCTGGAAGGCCTATTTCACGGCATTCAGACCACGCTCTTCGCTCAACAGATGGCTGCTCAGGCTCAGCTGCAGGAAATGCGTCGCCGAGCGATCGGCCCCGGTGGTCAGAGTCAATCCGAAGATGGCCAGCCCAGACGTCCTCCCAGCGGCCCCTACCTGTAG
- the serS gene encoding serine--tRNA ligase yields the protein MIESRLLRSDPDAVRESQTRRGADPAAVDRFLAADQRHRLALQQFEELRAQQKQLSKRIGPARGAAKRGELDATQQSELDAWMAQAEQLAGQVKQAESHAAELEPEVRSAAVAIDNLVDLRAPVGGEEDFTTVATVGSPRNFAAEGFEPRDHVEIGRLLGAIDTERAARVSGSRFFYLTGDGALLELALLNLAMSLAVKNGLTPVIPPALVRPETMAGTGFLGQAAENVYHLADDDMYLVGTAEVPLAGMHAGEILDETALPLRYVGFSPCFRREAGSHGKDTRGIIRVHQFDKVEMFTFCQPEHAETEHERLLGWEREFLDQLQLPYRVIDVATGDLGASAARKFDIEAWIPTQGRYREVTSTSNCTTFQSRRLNIRSRTDGSPQHVATLNGTLVAMPRVIVALLENHQTATGTVRIPEALRPFLGGREVFELA from the coding sequence ATGATCGAATCCCGTCTTTTGCGTTCGGATCCGGACGCGGTTCGCGAGTCCCAAACTCGCCGTGGCGCCGATCCCGCTGCGGTTGACCGATTCTTGGCCGCAGATCAACGGCACCGACTGGCTCTGCAGCAGTTCGAGGAACTGCGGGCTCAGCAGAAACAGCTAAGTAAGCGGATCGGGCCGGCACGGGGTGCAGCGAAACGTGGTGAACTCGACGCTACCCAGCAATCGGAGTTGGACGCGTGGATGGCTCAGGCGGAGCAGCTTGCGGGGCAGGTGAAGCAGGCAGAATCACACGCCGCCGAACTCGAACCCGAGGTCCGGTCTGCCGCAGTGGCGATCGACAACCTGGTTGATTTGCGGGCTCCGGTCGGCGGCGAGGAAGATTTCACCACTGTCGCCACCGTAGGAAGTCCCCGAAATTTCGCCGCGGAAGGCTTCGAGCCACGGGATCACGTGGAGATCGGGCGCCTGCTTGGAGCCATCGACACCGAGCGAGCGGCGCGAGTTTCCGGCTCTCGCTTCTTTTACCTCACTGGTGATGGCGCACTTCTCGAACTCGCGCTGCTCAACCTTGCGATGAGTCTGGCGGTCAAGAACGGTCTCACCCCCGTGATTCCACCGGCGCTGGTTCGGCCCGAGACCATGGCAGGTACGGGATTTCTGGGTCAAGCTGCCGAGAACGTCTACCACCTCGCCGATGACGACATGTATCTAGTAGGTACCGCTGAGGTCCCATTGGCAGGAATGCACGCCGGAGAGATCTTGGACGAAACTGCACTTCCGCTGCGGTACGTCGGCTTCTCCCCCTGCTTCCGCCGCGAGGCCGGTTCCCATGGCAAAGACACCCGCGGAATCATCCGCGTGCATCAGTTCGACAAGGTGGAGATGTTCACCTTCTGCCAACCGGAGCACGCCGAGACGGAGCATGAGCGGTTGCTCGGATGGGAGCGGGAATTCCTCGACCAGTTGCAGCTGCCCTATCGGGTAATCGATGTGGCTACCGGTGATTTGGGTGCCAGCGCCGCTCGCAAGTTCGACATCGAAGCCTGGATTCCCACGCAGGGTCGCTACCGAGAAGTGACCTCCACGTCCAACTGCACGACCTTCCAGTCTCGGCGGCTGAATATTCGGTCACGTACTGACGGCAGCCCACAGCACGTCGCTACCTTGAACGGCACCCTGGTGGCCATGCCACGGGTCATCGTCGCTTTGCTGGAAAACCATCAGACCGCCACTGGGACCGTCCGCATTCCCGAGGCGCTGCGGCCGTTCCTCGGCGGCAGGGAAGTCTTCGAGTTGGCATGA
- a CDS encoding HAD family hydrolase, translating to MLATDLDGTLLRSDGSISDKTRAAIATAHDRGVRTLFVTGRPPRWMAPVVAATGRSGISVCANGAVTVDLSTDTVLTSAAIPATVLGEAMATIGDLLDGSFYFAAEQALPGPIAATGLFPEPGFVPPDRPVAQVADQPLYEIPGVVKLLVRTEGATEQTAELAGLVATALGGTLNVTHASRTHQMLEISRAGVDKATALANLAADWSLPPAQIAAAGDMPNDIPMIRWAGHGAAVASAHADVVAAADEVIPDPEQDGVADLLQRLLP from the coding sequence GTGCTCGCCACCGACTTGGACGGCACCTTACTGCGATCCGACGGTTCCATTAGCGACAAGACCCGGGCAGCCATCGCAACCGCTCACGACCGTGGCGTGCGCACCCTCTTCGTGACGGGTCGACCGCCTCGCTGGATGGCGCCAGTCGTGGCTGCCACCGGCCGCAGTGGAATTTCAGTCTGTGCCAACGGTGCCGTGACCGTGGACTTAAGCACCGACACCGTGCTTACTAGCGCCGCCATCCCTGCGACAGTCTTGGGCGAGGCCATGGCGACAATCGGCGACCTGCTCGACGGCAGCTTCTACTTCGCTGCCGAGCAGGCGCTCCCCGGGCCCATCGCGGCCACCGGGCTGTTCCCGGAACCAGGTTTTGTGCCGCCGGATCGACCGGTAGCGCAAGTAGCTGATCAGCCACTGTATGAGATTCCCGGTGTTGTGAAACTACTCGTCCGCACCGAGGGGGCCACTGAGCAAACAGCTGAACTCGCGGGCCTTGTCGCTACGGCCCTCGGCGGGACGCTCAATGTGACTCATGCCAGTCGAACCCACCAAATGTTGGAAATATCCCGAGCAGGCGTAGACAAGGCCACCGCCCTTGCGAACTTGGCTGCGGATTGGTCGCTACCACCGGCGCAAATTGCCGCTGCTGGTGATATGCCAAATGACATTCCCATGATTCGTTGGGCCGGTCACGGTGCGGCAGTAGCCTCGGCCCACGCGGATGTGGTGGCAGCCGCAGATGAAGTTATCCCAGATCCAGAGCAGGACGGAGTGGCTGACCTGCTCCAGCGATTGCTTCCCTAA
- a CDS encoding C40 family peptidase — protein MVATRTRLIVGTAVAAVAGAALVVAPPSSTTAEATSRITVKNKQKAVKVRRDIVKIAKSKVGSRYVLGSTGPSTFDCSGLVVYSFRKATGKTLPRTSYSQKAAVKRVSAAKRKPGDLVFFNGNGHVAIYIGKNKIVHASTSQRGIRVDRISGWYTNTMTGYGRVIQKR, from the coding sequence ATGGTTGCCACGCGCACTCGACTGATCGTCGGCACCGCTGTCGCGGCAGTCGCCGGCGCGGCGCTGGTGGTCGCACCCCCCAGCTCTACGACCGCCGAAGCTACGAGCCGGATCACGGTCAAGAACAAGCAAAAAGCCGTCAAGGTGCGGCGTGACATCGTCAAGATCGCCAAAAGCAAAGTTGGTAGCCGGTACGTGCTGGGCTCAACCGGACCCAGCACCTTCGACTGCTCCGGCCTAGTGGTGTATTCCTTTAGGAAGGCCACCGGAAAAACGCTGCCGCGCACCTCATACAGCCAAAAGGCTGCGGTGAAACGGGTCAGCGCAGCAAAGCGCAAGCCCGGTGACTTGGTCTTCTTCAACGGAAACGGCCACGTAGCGATCTACATAGGCAAGAACAAGATTGTTCATGCCTCAACCTCCCAGCGCGGGATCCGCGTGGACCGAATTAGCGGCTGGTACACCAATACAATGACTGGCTACGGCCGGGTGATTCAGAAGCGCTAA
- the pheA gene encoding prephenate dehydratase: protein MSTTEVVYLGPPGTFSEMAVAAMPKLAEATTTPATSVMAALDQVRSGEADLAVVPIENSVEGSVSGTLDELAAQPPLRIAAEITIPVRFALMVAPGQSKGPVRMIGTHPHAAAQCRRWIHDNYPEAGVAHTDSTAAGAMALATPGEPGFDAAIATTAAAEQYGLEVIASDIADNREAVTRFVGVGRPGPLPAATGADKTSLVLYIHANRAGALLEILTELAVRGINMTRVESRPTRHALGDYCFSIDIEGHAADTRVGEALLGLRRVCADVLFLGSYPRWDGVPTNVPSGLSNADYQEASDWLTRIRNGES, encoded by the coding sequence ATGAGTACAACCGAAGTCGTTTATCTCGGTCCGCCCGGAACTTTCTCGGAGATGGCCGTAGCCGCTATGCCGAAACTTGCCGAGGCGACAACCACTCCTGCGACGTCGGTGATGGCCGCCTTGGACCAGGTGAGGTCGGGGGAGGCCGACCTCGCGGTCGTGCCGATCGAGAATTCCGTTGAAGGCTCAGTGTCAGGAACACTGGACGAACTCGCGGCTCAGCCGCCGTTGCGGATCGCGGCTGAGATCACCATTCCAGTGCGTTTTGCGCTCATGGTGGCGCCTGGGCAGAGTAAAGGTCCGGTGCGAATGATTGGGACTCATCCGCATGCCGCTGCTCAATGCCGGCGGTGGATTCACGACAACTATCCGGAGGCCGGGGTAGCGCATACCGATTCAACCGCTGCGGGCGCCATGGCGCTGGCTACCCCGGGGGAGCCGGGGTTTGATGCGGCCATAGCAACGACGGCAGCCGCCGAACAGTATGGGTTGGAGGTCATCGCATCGGATATCGCCGATAACCGCGAGGCAGTCACGCGCTTTGTTGGCGTAGGTCGGCCCGGCCCGCTACCGGCTGCCACCGGAGCAGACAAAACCAGCTTGGTGCTCTACATCCACGCGAACCGTGCCGGAGCCTTGTTGGAGATTCTGACCGAATTGGCGGTGCGGGGAATCAATATGACGCGGGTGGAGTCACGGCCCACTCGACACGCGCTAGGCGACTACTGCTTCTCTATCGACATAGAGGGCCACGCTGCCGACACCCGCGTCGGTGAAGCCTTGTTGGGGTTGCGGCGGGTGTGTGCTGATGTGCTTTTCCTAGGTTCTTATCCGCGTTGGGACGGCGTACCCACAAACGTTCCATCGGGGCTGAGCAACGCCGACTATCAGGAGGCGAGTGACTGGCTGACCCGGATTCGCAACGGTGAATCTTGA
- a CDS encoding DUF4446 family protein: MAVVGLIVAVIALRRVDVVEGRVKRWVGEPAGSVTIGSVGSGEDTDAAGTQLATVATGKFDRGLSRVAVVHYDAFEDLGGRLSFSAAVLDDDGCGLVLTTIHGRSETRSYVKQVPPPTDGSQRELSPEEANAVGNAMRGGDQ, from the coding sequence TTGGCTGTAGTTGGGCTGATTGTCGCGGTGATAGCACTTCGCCGAGTCGATGTAGTCGAAGGTCGAGTCAAGCGGTGGGTAGGTGAACCTGCTGGTTCGGTGACAATTGGCTCGGTTGGTAGCGGTGAGGATACCGACGCTGCTGGAACGCAGCTCGCGACTGTTGCCACTGGGAAGTTCGATCGTGGCTTATCCCGAGTGGCTGTCGTCCACTACGATGCTTTCGAGGATCTCGGTGGTCGGCTGTCTTTCAGCGCAGCGGTACTCGATGACGATGGTTGTGGGCTAGTACTCACTACTATTCATGGCCGCAGTGAGACGCGTTCCTATGTCAAGCAGGTGCCGCCCCCAACTGATGGCTCGCAGCGAGAACTGTCACCGGAAGAGGCGAACGCTGTGGGCAACGCAATGCGCGGAGGTGACCAATGA
- the larB gene encoding nickel pincer cofactor biosynthesis protein LarB yields the protein MSSADSHVANIGFARLDIDRHSRTGDPETVYGAGKTEDQITAILSRLHHAHPDRAVLATRVPVEAIDRICDAVEADVVRADAGAQAIVVGPLPQPVGSVAVISAGTSDNQVAAEAALTVAVHGGEVTRISDVGVAGLHRIMAVRDELNRHDCLIVVAGMEGALPSVVGGLTGTPLVAVPTSVGYGASLQGIAALLGMLNSCAPGVVVVNIDNGYGAGVHAARVARQSTRSAPPASDN from the coding sequence ATGTCCTCTGCGGATTCTCACGTCGCCAATATCGGCTTTGCCCGTCTCGATATCGACCGCCATTCCCGAACCGGCGATCCCGAAACGGTCTACGGTGCCGGCAAGACCGAAGACCAGATCACCGCGATCCTGTCTCGGCTGCACCATGCCCATCCAGATCGGGCAGTACTCGCCACTCGCGTTCCCGTCGAAGCCATCGATCGGATCTGCGATGCTGTCGAGGCGGATGTGGTGCGCGCCGACGCTGGAGCCCAAGCCATCGTCGTGGGGCCACTGCCGCAACCGGTCGGAAGCGTAGCCGTCATCAGTGCCGGTACCTCCGACAACCAGGTAGCGGCAGAGGCCGCTCTCACTGTCGCGGTACACGGCGGCGAGGTCACCCGGATCTCAGACGTGGGCGTGGCCGGTCTGCATCGAATCATGGCGGTTCGCGATGAGTTGAATCGACACGACTGTCTGATCGTCGTGGCGGGTATGGAGGGCGCCTTACCCAGTGTTGTGGGCGGACTCACCGGAACACCACTGGTCGCGGTGCCAACGAGCGTCGGCTACGGGGCCTCGCTTCAGGGCATCGCCGCCTTGTTGGGAATGCTGAACTCCTGCGCTCCGGGAGTTGTCGTCGTCAATATCGACAACGGCTACGGAGCGGGCGTGCACGCCGCTCGAGTGGCCCGGCAATCGACACGGTCCGCGCCCCCAGCCAGCGACAACTGA
- the larC gene encoding nickel pincer cofactor biosynthesis protein LarC codes for MSVLHLDPTLGSAGDMLLSALVDLGADEQLIRRSVAAIAPEVSLSFHQVQRAGLRALQLNLQFPQAESARPWSVIHELLTAADLTEEIREKSLAVFGRLAAAEASVHGVAVDSVHFHEVGGTDALVDIVGCCAALASLAPETVTAGPVAVGSGYAHTAHGHIPVPAPAVLDLLTNSGARLIAGPATFESCTPTAAALLTTWVNDWVPGPALVVDRVGVGAGSRNPAEHPNIVRALLGTTARHTGTSPGAALLECNVDDMEPRLWPGALQSLLATGARDAWLTPIQMKKGRPAFTLHVLCSPDRATELAKEVVRQTTTIGLRISGTPTNDTAPPITKFAAERRMETVTVLEIPIRVKVAELEGEVVNVQPEWEDIAAVARNTKIPAKKVLQLAIAAARPLWT; via the coding sequence ATGTCAGTCCTACACCTCGACCCCACCCTGGGCTCAGCTGGGGACATGCTGCTGTCTGCGCTGGTCGACCTTGGCGCTGATGAGCAACTCATTCGGCGCAGCGTCGCCGCTATCGCTCCTGAGGTCAGCCTGTCCTTTCACCAAGTCCAGCGGGCTGGCTTACGGGCACTTCAACTGAACTTGCAGTTCCCCCAGGCCGAATCGGCCCGACCGTGGTCAGTTATCCACGAGTTGCTGACCGCTGCAGACCTGACCGAAGAAATTCGGGAAAAGTCACTGGCGGTCTTCGGCCGCCTCGCTGCCGCCGAAGCCAGCGTCCACGGTGTTGCGGTTGACTCGGTGCACTTTCATGAAGTTGGCGGCACCGATGCACTCGTGGACATCGTCGGGTGCTGCGCCGCCTTGGCTTCGCTGGCTCCTGAGACGGTCACGGCCGGCCCCGTGGCCGTTGGCTCCGGATACGCCCACACCGCCCACGGACATATTCCGGTTCCCGCACCTGCCGTGCTTGACCTACTGACCAACAGCGGTGCGCGACTCATTGCCGGACCGGCAACCTTCGAATCTTGCACGCCCACTGCGGCTGCCCTGTTGACGACCTGGGTCAACGATTGGGTACCGGGACCCGCCCTAGTGGTCGACCGAGTGGGAGTAGGGGCTGGCAGCCGCAACCCCGCGGAACACCCCAATATTGTGCGAGCCCTGCTTGGAACGACAGCACGGCACACCGGGACCAGCCCCGGGGCAGCGCTGTTGGAGTGCAATGTTGACGACATGGAACCTCGGCTGTGGCCTGGGGCACTGCAATCGCTGTTGGCGACGGGTGCCCGCGATGCCTGGCTGACCCCCATCCAGATGAAGAAAGGCCGGCCAGCCTTTACGTTACATGTCCTGTGCAGTCCTGATCGCGCCACCGAGTTGGCCAAAGAGGTGGTTCGGCAGACCACCACCATTGGTCTGCGCATTAGCGGAACTCCAACCAACGACACCGCCCCTCCCATCACCAAGTTCGCCGCGGAACGGCGAATGGAAACCGTGACGGTGCTAGAAATACCGATTCGGGTCAAGGTCGCCGAACTCGAGGGCGAGGTGGTGAACGTGCAACCAGAATGGGAAGATATCGCTGCCGTAGCCCGGAACACGAAAATCCCAGCCAAAAAGGTTCTCCAACTCGCAATTGCGGCCGCTCGTCCGCTCTGGACATAA